The proteins below are encoded in one region of Microbispora sp. NBC_01189:
- a CDS encoding LysE family translocator has product MPTLPALAVFAAATLALLMVPGPAVLYIVTRSVAQGRRAGLVSVLGVHAGSLVHIAAAALGITALLAASATAFAVVKYLGAAYLVYLGVRKLLRRPETEAAEVRVASRTRLFGEGFVVNVLNPKTAMFFLAFLPQFVDPARGPVAPQVLVLGAVWVALGMASDGTYALLASVLAGRLRSSARARRRLDRGSGVVYLGLGVVAALAREGAAKA; this is encoded by the coding sequence ATGCCTACCCTGCCCGCACTCGCCGTCTTCGCCGCCGCCACGCTCGCGCTGCTCATGGTGCCGGGTCCGGCCGTGCTCTACATCGTCACCCGCAGCGTCGCCCAGGGCCGCAGGGCGGGGCTGGTGTCGGTGCTCGGCGTCCACGCGGGCTCGCTCGTGCACATCGCCGCCGCGGCGCTCGGCATCACCGCGCTGCTCGCCGCGTCGGCCACGGCGTTCGCCGTCGTCAAGTATCTCGGCGCCGCCTACCTCGTCTACCTGGGCGTCCGCAAGCTGCTGCGGCGGCCGGAGACGGAGGCCGCCGAGGTCAGGGTCGCCTCGCGCACCCGCCTGTTCGGCGAGGGGTTCGTGGTCAACGTGCTCAACCCGAAGACCGCGATGTTCTTCCTGGCGTTCCTGCCGCAGTTCGTCGATCCCGCGCGCGGCCCGGTGGCGCCGCAGGTGCTCGTGCTCGGGGCCGTCTGGGTGGCGCTCGGCATGGCCAGCGACGGCACGTACGCGCTGCTCGCCTCGGTGCTGGCCGGGCGGCTGCGGTCGTCGGCGCGCGCCCGGCGGCGGCTCGACCGGGGCAGCGGCGTCGTCTACCTCGGTCTCGGCGTCGTCGCCGCCCTGGCCCGTGAGGGGGCCGCCAAGGCCTGA
- the map gene encoding type I methionyl aminopeptidase — MVEIKTDAALDAMREAGRVVARALDAARRTAAVGTRLRELDETAREVLREAGARSPFLGYRPHFAPTPFPAVVCVSVNDAIVHGVPGDYRLRDGDVVGVDCGAELDGWTADAAVTFVVGTPRGGDVELIDTTRRALDAGIAAATVGNRIGDISAAIDAVARDAGYGMPRDFGGHGIGRRMHEDPPVPNHGRPGRGYPLRHGLALAIEPMFIAGGRDGYLTAADGWTLHTTDGSRAAHMEHTIAITEDGPRVLTLL; from the coding sequence ATGGTGGAGATCAAGACCGACGCCGCGCTGGACGCGATGCGGGAGGCGGGGCGTGTCGTCGCCCGCGCGCTCGACGCCGCACGCCGGACCGCCGCCGTCGGGACGCGGCTCAGGGAGCTGGACGAGACGGCGCGCGAGGTGCTGCGCGAGGCGGGGGCGCGGTCGCCCTTCCTCGGCTACCGGCCGCACTTCGCGCCGACCCCGTTCCCCGCGGTGGTCTGCGTGTCCGTCAACGACGCCATCGTGCACGGCGTCCCCGGCGACTACCGGCTGCGCGACGGCGACGTCGTCGGCGTGGACTGCGGGGCGGAACTGGACGGCTGGACGGCCGACGCCGCCGTCACCTTCGTCGTCGGCACCCCCCGCGGCGGCGACGTGGAGTTGATCGACACGACCCGGCGGGCGCTCGACGCGGGGATCGCCGCCGCGACCGTCGGCAACCGCATCGGGGACATCTCCGCGGCGATCGACGCGGTCGCCCGCGACGCCGGGTACGGCATGCCGAGGGACTTCGGCGGTCACGGCATCGGCCGCCGGATGCACGAGGACCCGCCGGTGCCCAACCACGGCCGCCCCGGGCGGGGTTATCCCCTGCGGCACGGCCTGGCGCTGGCCATCGAGCCGATGTTCATCGCCGGCGGCCGGGACGGCTATCTCACGGCGGCGGACGGCTGGACGTTGCACACCACCGACGGGAGCCGGGCCGCCCACATGGAGCACACGATCGCGATCACCGAGGACGGCCCCCGGGTGCTCACCCTGCTCTGA
- a CDS encoding VC0807 family protein, whose translation MTQTLTSPVPPAVPPDTPPDAAQPRKGNLRRMLVPLALDVAAPMACYYVLHGAFGLSEVTALAVSGVIPAVRVIAGIVRDRTLNGMAALTLVVNVAGIALSFLTGDARMMIAKDSGLSGVLSLAITLSAFTRRPVMTAGMRPFVTKGNAEKEAAWERLAEGSARFRRAERRFSAIWGGVLFAECVVRLAGAFTLPVSTMIWLSNVLLIAAIALGLVLAGAFGSGPIMMMVNTEAKRGR comes from the coding sequence ATGACGCAGACCCTGACCTCCCCCGTCCCGCCGGCCGTCCCGCCCGACACCCCGCCGGACGCCGCTCAGCCGCGGAAGGGCAACCTCCGCCGGATGCTCGTCCCGCTGGCGCTGGACGTCGCCGCTCCGATGGCGTGCTACTACGTGCTGCACGGCGCGTTCGGGCTGAGCGAGGTCACCGCGCTCGCGGTGAGCGGGGTGATCCCGGCCGTCCGGGTGATCGCGGGGATCGTCCGCGATCGGACCCTGAACGGCATGGCCGCGCTGACGCTCGTGGTCAACGTGGCGGGCATCGCGCTGAGCTTCCTCACCGGCGACGCCCGGATGATGATCGCCAAGGACTCCGGTCTCAGCGGCGTGCTCAGTCTGGCGATCACGCTCTCGGCGTTCACGCGGCGGCCGGTGATGACCGCGGGCATGCGGCCGTTCGTCACGAAGGGGAACGCGGAGAAGGAGGCGGCCTGGGAGCGGCTCGCGGAGGGCTCGGCCCGCTTCCGCCGGGCCGAGCGGAGGTTCAGCGCCATCTGGGGCGGCGTGCTGTTCGCCGAGTGCGTGGTCCGGCTGGCCGGCGCGTTCACGCTGCCGGTCTCCACGATGATCTGGCTGTCCAACGTGCTGCTGATCGCCGCCATCGCGCTGGGGCTCGTGCTCGCCGGCGCGTTCGGTTCCGGGCCGATCATGATGATGGTCAACACCGAGGCGAAGCGCGGGCGATGA
- a CDS encoding helix-turn-helix transcriptional regulator codes for MVRVPLTPEERQRGERFGALLRQARGERSMIEVAAAAGLSAETLRKIETGRAPTPAFFTVAALAAALGLSLDELAAACAEGPNAAADFRRAG; via the coding sequence ATGGTGAGAGTGCCCCTGACCCCCGAGGAGCGGCAGCGGGGGGAGCGGTTCGGCGCCCTGCTCCGGCAGGCGCGTGGCGAACGCAGCATGATCGAGGTCGCCGCGGCGGCCGGCTTGTCGGCGGAGACGCTGCGCAAGATCGAAACCGGCCGCGCGCCGACCCCGGCCTTCTTCACGGTCGCCGCCCTAGCCGCCGCGCTGGGCCTGTCCCTGGACGAACTCGCCGCCGCCTGCGCGGAAGGCCCGAACGCCGCGGCGGACTTCCGCCGGGCCGGCTGA